In Macadamia integrifolia cultivar HAES 741 chromosome 1, SCU_Mint_v3, whole genome shotgun sequence, a single window of DNA contains:
- the LOC122073986 gene encoding proline dehydrogenase 2, mitochondrial-like → MAIRFSPKLLRNLPCFIRSLNSSSSSFSAATISPITEEEVVLKEPGFSSSSSTNSSSLNLDDVERLFSSVSTAQLLRSSLNLHMVAFDPMMDLGTWVMKSKLVETPISREIILKVVKHTFYEHFCAGENVEEASRTLQKLWNNGLRGILDYGLEDAVDNESCDRNLQEFLNTVDSTKLLPPSSVSFACVKITAICPIKLLERVSDLLRWELKDPSLHLPWKTETLPMLCESSPLYHTLKRPDPLTAEEEQDLQLAQQRLRSLSQRCLEINLPLLVDAEYTSVQPAIDYFTYSAAMEFNKDENPIVFGTIQAYLKDAKERLVQAMEAAEKMGISMGFKLVRGAYISSERHIASSLGFASPIHESIQETHACYNDCSSFMLEMVARGSGAVMLATHNLESGRVAALKAQSLGIGKENQRLQFAQLKGMAESLSLGLRKAGFLVSKYIAFGPVEKIIPFLLRRAEENRGLLSSSNLDRQLMSKELKRRLKVAILGREMD, encoded by the exons ATGGCGATACGGTTCTCTCCAAAGCTTCTCCGAAACCTCCCCTGTTTCATCCGATCCTTGaattcctcttcatcttctttctctgcCGCCACCATCTCTCCAATAACAGAGGAAGAGGTGGTTCTGAAAGAACCAggattttcatcttcttcatcaacaaATTCTTCAAGTCTGAACTTAGACGATGTGGAGAGGTTGTTCTCCTCTGTCTCAACAGCTCAGTTGCTAAGATCATCGTTGAACCTTCACATGGTAGCTTTTGATCCGATGATGGATTTAGGGACTTGGGTTATGAAGTCAAAACTGGTGGAGACTCCGATCTCTAGAGAAATCATTTTGAAGGTTGTGAAACACACTTTTTATGAGCATTTCTGTGCAGGGGAGAACGTGGAAGAGGCTAGTCGGACGTTGCAGAAGCTTTGGAATAATGGGTTGCGTGGGATTTTAGATTATGGGTTGGAAGATGCTGTTGATAATGAATCTTGTGATCGGAATTTGCAGGAGTTTCTTAACACAGTTGACTCCACCAAGTTGCTTCCACCTTCCTCT GTTAGCTTTGCATGTGTAAAAATCACTGCAATCTGCCCAATTAAGCTGCTTGAAAGAGTAAGTGACTTACTGAGATGGGAACTGAAAGACCCATCTCTTCATCTTCCATGGAAGACTGAGACATTGCCAATGTTATGTGAATCTAGCCCTCTGTACCACACCCTTAAGAGACCAGACCCATTAACAGCAGAAGAGGAGCAAGATCTTCAATTAGCACAACAAAGACTAAGGAGTCTCTCCCAGAGATGCCTTGAAATCAATCTTCCATTACTCGTCGACGCAGAATACACGTCGGTGCAACCTGCGATCGACTATTTTACATACTCCGCCGCAATGGAATTCAACAAAGATGAAAACCCAATTGTTTTTGGGACAATTCAAGCTTATCTGAAAGATGCAAAAGAGAGGTTAGTTCAAGCAATGGAAGCTGCAGAGAAAATGGGGATCTCAATGGGTTTCAAATTGGTGAGAGGAGCTTATATTTCTAGTGAGAGACACATAGCTTCCTCACTAGGCTTTGCTTCTCCTATCCATGAGAGTATCCAGGAGACACATGCATGTTACAATGACTGCTCTTCGTTCATGCTTGAGATGGTTGCTAGGGGCTCTGGAGCTGTTATGCTTGCTACCCATAACCTTGAATCAG GGAGGGTGGCAGCATTAAAGGCACAATCCTTGGGTATTGGAAAGGAAAACCAAAGGTTGCAGTTTGCTCAGCTGAAGGGAATGGCAGAAAGTCTTTCCTTGGGGTTAAGAAAAGCAGGGTTTCTAGTAAGCAAGTACATAGCATTTGGTCCCGTAGAGAAAATCATTCCTTTCCTCCTTAGGAGAGCTGAAGAGAACAGAGGTCTTTTGTCTTCTTCAAATTTAGACAGGCAGTTGATGAG caaggagttgaagaggagACTAAAAGTGGCAATCCTGGGAAGGGAAATGGACTAA